Proteins found in one Coffea eugenioides isolate CCC68of chromosome 5, Ceug_1.0, whole genome shotgun sequence genomic segment:
- the LOC113772326 gene encoding VQ motif-containing protein 10-like: MSGCYTTRDPVKVVIINTQYVETDAMSFKSVVQRLTGKDSKIEIDPSSNYSSASGFYGNNKEDHRHQQQQQQQMTRYGSATGLQMSANVPVMSRGLSFKDFDRLLKELPPLDELFRLCPE; this comes from the coding sequence ATGTCTGGCTGCTACACTACTAGAGACCCTGTGAAGGTAGTGATAATCAATACACAGTACGTGGAAACTGATGCAATGAGCTTCAAATCAGTTGTTCAGAGGCTTACTGGGAAGGATTCGAAAATCGAAATCGACCCTTCTTCTAATTATTCTTCTGCTTCAGGTTTTTATGGTAATAATAAAGAAGATCATCGTcatcagcagcagcagcagcagcagatgACAAGATATGGATCTGCAACAGGTTTACAAATGTCGGCCAATGTTCCAGTTATGTCTCGAGGGTTGTCGTTTAAGGATTTCGATAGGTTGCTTAAGGAGTTGCCCCCATTGGACGAGCTTTTCCGGCTGTGTCCAGAGTAG